In Solanum pennellii chromosome 3, SPENNV200, a single window of DNA contains:
- the LOC107013749 gene encoding uncharacterized protein LOC107013749, protein MPSPITNTSSFSSSIRFMGLLKQPDSNPNNNILDEFDESDVFWSESPDSAVVNSFSPPTPTRHLPQRPPTLYKPSNSGLSAALTDDHHPLVRRKSTLNPTVSATSAAKMIPPVFRSENSNRNSHPKFHQSAPVNVPVWQKKDGPVGGLDQFDEVEDEVEGEEMVPPHVLVAQSHVTFSVFEGVGRTLKGRDLRRVRNAVFQRTGFID, encoded by the coding sequence ATGCCTTCTCCCATCACCAatacttcttctttttcttcctccATCCGCTTCATGGGTCTCCTTAAACAACCTGACTCCAACCCTAACAACAACATCCTAGATGAATTCGACGAGAGCGATGTTTTCTGGTCTGAATCCCCTGATTCCGCTGTCGTTAATTCCTTCTCTCCCCCTACCCCTACCCGCCACCTCCCTCAACGTCCCCCTACCCTCTACAAACCTTCAAATTCCGGTCTCTCTGCTGCTCTTACCGACGACCACCACCCTCTTGTCCGTCGTAAATCTACCCTCAACCCTACCGTATCTGCCACATCCGCTGCGAAGATGATTCCACCGGTGTTCCGTTCGGAGAATTCAAATCGTAATTCTCACCCTAAATTTCATCAATCTGCTCCGGTAAACGTGCCCGTGTGGCAGAAGAAGGATGGACCGGTGGGTGGATTAGACCAATTTGATGAGGTGGAAGATGAAGTGGAAGGGGAGGAAATGGTTCCTCCTCACGTGTTGGTGGCGCAGTCGCACGTGACGTTCTCTGTTTTTGAAGGCGTTGGGAGGACGCTAAAAGGAAGGGATTTGCGGCGTGTTCGTAATGCTGTATTTCAGAGAACAGGTTTTATTGATTGA